A genomic segment from Lignipirellula cremea encodes:
- the galE gene encoding UDP-glucose 4-epimerase GalE, with amino-acid sequence MRIMIAGGAGYVGSHTTRLLAEAGHETWVYDNLSRGHQGAVLPGQLIRGELEDRPLLESVLREKRIEAVMHFAAFIEVGESVVDPARYYQNNLVATLSLLEAMRSVGVQRLVFSSTAATYGEPETIPIPEDTPQKPINPYGFTKLVVEHALADYAAAYNLGYAALRYFNASGASPSGQIGEDHRPESHLIPLVLQVALGQRKEIRIFGDDFPTPDGTCIRDYVHVNDIGQAHILALSRLEPGVQLKYNLGVGQGFSVRQVIDACRTVTGHPIPAVVTPRRDGDAPVLIADSTKVREELHWVPQFDQLEATVETAWRWHRSHPHGYADA; translated from the coding sequence ATGAGGATCATGATCGCCGGCGGCGCCGGTTACGTCGGCTCACACACGACACGCCTCCTGGCCGAAGCCGGCCATGAAACCTGGGTCTACGATAACCTGTCGCGCGGGCACCAGGGCGCCGTCCTGCCGGGCCAGCTGATCCGCGGCGAGTTAGAAGACCGCCCCCTGCTGGAAAGCGTCCTCCGGGAGAAGCGGATCGAAGCCGTCATGCATTTCGCGGCCTTTATCGAGGTCGGAGAATCCGTCGTCGATCCGGCCCGCTACTACCAGAACAACCTGGTGGCGACCTTGTCCCTGCTGGAAGCAATGCGCAGCGTCGGCGTGCAGCGGCTGGTTTTCTCCAGCACGGCCGCCACCTACGGCGAACCGGAAACGATCCCCATCCCCGAGGACACGCCGCAAAAGCCGATCAACCCGTACGGCTTTACCAAGCTGGTCGTCGAACATGCCCTGGCCGATTATGCGGCCGCCTATAACCTGGGCTACGCGGCCCTGCGTTACTTCAACGCCTCCGGCGCCTCGCCGTCGGGCCAGATCGGCGAAGACCACCGGCCCGAATCGCACCTGATCCCGCTGGTGCTGCAGGTCGCCCTGGGACAGCGGAAAGAGATCCGCATCTTTGGCGACGACTTCCCCACTCCCGACGGCACCTGCATCCGCGATTACGTGCACGTCAACGATATCGGACAGGCCCATATCCTGGCCCTCTCCCGCCTCGAACCGGGCGTGCAGTTGAAATATAACCTGGGCGTCGGCCAGGGTTTCAGCGTCCGCCAGGTGATCGATGCCTGCCGCACGGTCACCGGCCACCCAATCCCGGCCGTCGTCACCCCGCGCCGAGACGGCGACGCCCCGGTGCTGATCGCCGATTCGACCAAGGTCCGCGAAGAGCTCCACTGGGTTCCCCAGTTCGACCAGCTGGAAGCGACCGTCGAAACAGCCTGGCGCTGGCACCGGTCGCATCCTCACGGATACGCGGACGCTTGA
- a CDS encoding S8 family serine peptidase produces the protein MKCFALAAVRRSLPLALPAVLLLAALAGDQNHRCLAGEPEGPFPHAGLLPKTEVQALSYLQEHPLYDGRGVIVAIFDTGVDPGAEGMQQTPDGRPKMIDVIDGTGSGDVDMTTLRTVQNGAVTGLTGRQLKLDPQWVAENEQVHIGWKRGYDFFPSALISRLKKDRQETFARRHREIEFQLRTQLANAAAKPVDKKKGDKQAQGEKPPAVDKKELTARLEQLRQSEQLVKDPGPIFDCITFRQGDRWRAVVDTDQDGDLTDEVALASFGQERKYGQFAEGDLHFAVQIYESGELLSLVVDCGEHGTHVAGIVAGCYPDHPELNGLAPGAQILSVKIGDPRMGSMETGPAIERGLLAVLRYQADIINMSYGEPTLGPDEGRLVERIASAVDDRGVLFIAAAGNDGPALSTVIAPGGTTSTVLGVGAYLSPEMKAAEYATRDTGQETTYHWSSRGPTLDGALGVDILAPGGAIAGIPRWARSRNMQMNGTSMASPSASGSAALLLSGLKQAEIPYSPASVRRALQNTARPIAGSDPFSQGPGLLQIERAFAFLEENSAAAGELLRFLIEVGGKQGTRGVYLREKTDTAAVVAHSIEVKPIFPRSTGAPERQSLDMRFRLRPTADWVRCGEFLAMNSSGRRFEALIDPTALAPGAHYAEIEGIDTAHPERGPVFRVPVTAIITESPPSLEKPARLEFSPGGVSRHFLSPPAGANRLEIVLHLAESATPQSYQLHCVQADDARMGADANQAQSVRLQPGETKRLQLPILPEKTLEVCLAQNWNSLGDSALEWSVQFGGVASSTGTVLLTPGGVARLDTIAGPHRESLKPQAALTHRRYWLAPQKHTIRPLVAELDRAPGEDPVYELQLEYALKLAKKASLTVRLPANDRLFYASPWVGYLSHISNKAGRLLATDDFRPEEVTLKPGDYVVRFTLRHADPHQLAKLASTPAQVDQKLDQPLTLTAYGSLPDAVAGQHPFSSESLAPHEQATLYLVAPAADKLPAELQPGELLTGGVKLSTVQAKGADPEVALQVAAAVSKPAAPAAKAGSSSKERAASLLELRLDQLRALPADADQEFERLQKRLLRKHPHSLELLQVGLHRLDGVKVRKQQLPQVVAAADRLLTEIDTDQLARTLGQRKEADTAAYDLAVKQRKFLVDALYRKGRALGYMELPDVVALHPIADQAALDKAFAGNFSELQRWVDPTETDYFLLHIRQQRRQGHTGQALALLQRRMPTAPSNYWYHKKRRDLFIDLGWDHLAAYEAAWLLIEYPHGQ, from the coding sequence ATGAAATGCTTCGCCCTTGCCGCCGTCCGGCGATCCTTGCCGCTTGCCCTGCCCGCGGTGCTGCTGCTGGCCGCATTGGCCGGCGATCAGAACCATCGCTGTCTGGCCGGTGAACCGGAAGGCCCCTTTCCGCACGCCGGGCTGCTTCCCAAAACCGAAGTCCAGGCCCTGTCTTATCTGCAGGAACACCCCCTGTACGACGGCCGCGGCGTGATCGTGGCCATCTTCGACACCGGCGTCGACCCGGGCGCCGAAGGGATGCAGCAGACGCCCGACGGCCGACCCAAAATGATCGACGTGATCGATGGCACCGGCTCCGGCGATGTCGACATGACCACGCTCCGCACCGTGCAGAACGGCGCGGTCACCGGCCTTACCGGCCGGCAGCTGAAGCTCGATCCCCAGTGGGTCGCCGAGAACGAACAGGTCCATATCGGCTGGAAACGGGGCTACGACTTCTTCCCCTCTGCGTTGATCAGTCGCCTGAAGAAAGACCGCCAGGAAACGTTCGCCCGGCGCCACCGCGAGATCGAATTCCAACTCCGCACCCAGCTCGCCAATGCCGCCGCAAAGCCTGTCGACAAAAAGAAAGGCGACAAACAGGCCCAGGGCGAAAAGCCGCCGGCCGTCGATAAGAAAGAACTGACCGCCCGACTGGAGCAGCTGCGGCAAAGCGAACAGCTGGTGAAAGACCCGGGACCCATCTTCGACTGCATAACGTTCCGCCAGGGAGACCGCTGGCGGGCCGTCGTCGATACCGACCAGGACGGCGATCTGACCGACGAGGTCGCGCTGGCCAGCTTCGGCCAGGAACGAAAGTACGGGCAATTCGCCGAGGGCGATCTGCACTTCGCCGTTCAGATTTATGAAAGCGGCGAGCTGCTCTCCCTGGTCGTCGACTGCGGCGAACACGGCACGCATGTGGCAGGGATTGTCGCCGGCTGCTATCCCGATCATCCGGAGCTCAACGGCCTGGCGCCCGGGGCGCAGATCCTTTCCGTCAAGATCGGCGATCCGCGCATGGGGTCGATGGAAACCGGCCCAGCGATCGAACGCGGTCTGCTGGCCGTGCTCCGCTACCAGGCCGATATCATCAACATGAGCTACGGTGAACCGACGCTCGGCCCCGACGAAGGACGCCTGGTGGAACGGATCGCATCAGCCGTCGACGATCGGGGCGTACTGTTTATCGCCGCCGCCGGCAACGACGGACCGGCCCTGTCGACCGTGATCGCTCCCGGCGGAACCACTTCCACCGTGCTGGGCGTCGGCGCTTACCTGTCGCCCGAGATGAAGGCGGCCGAATACGCCACGCGCGACACGGGGCAGGAAACGACCTACCACTGGTCCTCCCGCGGGCCGACTCTCGACGGCGCCCTGGGGGTGGATATCCTGGCGCCGGGCGGAGCGATCGCCGGCATCCCGCGCTGGGCCCGTTCGCGCAACATGCAAATGAACGGCACCTCGATGGCGTCCCCGTCCGCCAGCGGCTCGGCCGCCTTGCTGCTGTCGGGGCTCAAGCAGGCGGAGATTCCGTACTCCCCCGCCAGCGTTCGTCGGGCCCTGCAGAACACGGCCCGACCGATCGCCGGGAGCGACCCGTTCTCCCAGGGGCCGGGCCTGCTGCAGATCGAACGAGCTTTTGCCTTTCTGGAAGAGAATTCCGCCGCGGCCGGCGAATTGCTGCGGTTCTTAATCGAAGTCGGCGGCAAACAGGGAACCCGCGGCGTGTACCTGCGCGAGAAGACGGACACGGCCGCGGTGGTCGCCCATTCGATCGAAGTCAAGCCGATCTTTCCGCGTAGCACCGGCGCGCCGGAACGCCAGTCGCTGGACATGCGGTTTCGCCTGCGGCCGACGGCCGACTGGGTGCGTTGCGGCGAGTTCCTGGCGATGAACTCCTCCGGCCGCCGGTTCGAGGCGCTGATCGACCCGACCGCCTTGGCCCCCGGCGCCCATTACGCCGAGATCGAAGGGATCGACACGGCCCACCCGGAGCGAGGCCCCGTGTTCCGCGTCCCGGTGACAGCCATTATCACCGAGTCGCCGCCGTCGCTCGAGAAGCCGGCCCGTCTGGAGTTCTCACCCGGCGGCGTGTCACGTCACTTCCTGTCTCCGCCCGCCGGAGCGAATCGGCTGGAAATCGTCCTGCACCTGGCCGAATCAGCGACGCCCCAGTCGTATCAACTGCACTGCGTCCAGGCCGACGACGCCCGCATGGGAGCCGACGCCAACCAGGCCCAGTCGGTGCGGCTCCAGCCGGGCGAAACCAAACGGCTGCAGCTGCCGATCCTTCCGGAGAAAACGCTCGAGGTTTGCCTGGCCCAGAACTGGAACAGCCTGGGCGACTCCGCACTGGAATGGTCGGTGCAGTTCGGCGGCGTCGCCAGCTCGACCGGAACCGTGCTGCTGACCCCCGGCGGCGTGGCCCGCCTGGATACGATCGCCGGTCCGCACCGGGAGAGCCTCAAGCCGCAGGCCGCGCTGACCCATCGGCGTTACTGGCTGGCTCCCCAAAAGCATACGATCCGGCCGCTCGTCGCCGAGCTCGACCGCGCCCCGGGCGAAGATCCCGTGTACGAGCTGCAGCTGGAGTACGCTTTGAAACTGGCGAAAAAAGCGAGCCTCACGGTGCGACTGCCGGCCAACGACCGGCTGTTTTACGCGTCGCCGTGGGTCGGTTACCTGTCGCACATTTCCAACAAAGCAGGACGCCTGCTGGCGACCGACGACTTCCGTCCTGAAGAGGTCACACTGAAGCCAGGCGATTATGTGGTACGGTTCACCCTGCGTCACGCCGATCCGCACCAGCTGGCGAAACTGGCCAGCACTCCCGCCCAGGTTGACCAGAAGCTGGACCAGCCGCTCACGCTCACGGCGTACGGTTCGCTGCCTGATGCGGTGGCCGGCCAGCATCCATTTTCCAGCGAATCGCTGGCGCCGCATGAGCAGGCGACGCTGTATCTGGTCGCTCCCGCAGCCGACAAGCTGCCGGCCGAACTGCAGCCAGGCGAACTCCTGACCGGCGGCGTCAAGCTGTCGACCGTCCAGGCCAAAGGGGCCGATCCCGAAGTCGCCCTGCAGGTCGCAGCGGCGGTCTCCAAACCGGCCGCACCCGCGGCCAAGGCAGGTTCCTCGTCGAAAGAACGGGCCGCCTCGCTACTGGAGCTGCGTCTGGATCAATTGCGCGCTCTGCCCGCCGACGCCGACCAGGAGTTTGAGCGACTGCAGAAGCGACTACTGCGGAAACATCCGCACTCGCTGGAACTGCTGCAGGTCGGACTGCATCGACTCGACGGCGTGAAAGTCCGCAAGCAGCAACTGCCCCAGGTGGTCGCCGCCGCCGATCGCCTGCTGACAGAAATCGACACCGATCAACTGGCGCGAACGCTGGGACAACGGAAAGAAGCCGACACGGCCGCCTACGACCTGGCCGTCAAGCAGCGAAAGTTCCTGGTCGACGCCCTGTACCGGAAGGGACGAGCGCTGGGCTACATGGAACTGCCCGATGTGGTCGCCCTGCATCCGATCGCGGACCAGGCCGCCCTCGACAAAGCGTTCGCCGGGAACTTTAGCGAGTTGCAACGCTGGGTCGATCCGACGGAGACCGATTACTTTCTGCTGCACATTCGGCAACAACGCCGGCAAGGCCACACGGGCCAAGCCCTGGCGTTACTCCAGCGCCGCATGCCAACGGCGCCGTCCAACTACTGGTATCACAAAAAGCGGCGGGATCTGTTCATCGATCTGGGCTGGGACCATCTGGCCGCCTACGAAGCCGCCTGGCTGCTAATCGAGTATCCGCACGGCCAGTAA
- a CDS encoding amidase, with amino-acid sequence MKELSVGGSASPVHAWGLAEIVRRIRAGEVSSREVTAAFVARCEAVEPRIHALTTPLYEQSLAEADQADRRQAQGETLGRLHGAPFTLKECFAAAGLPATIGLTNRTSAIDAEDGPLVRIVREQGGILLGKTNVPQLMIWHECDNPVYGRTNNPWNLDRTPGGSSGGEAALIGAGGSPWGLGGDLGGSIRIPAHFCGIQGIKPTNLRLPRRGGVETLRGMRAMEYQPGPLARRVEDLQLALEVLCSVPPEPREQAPPALGDFRAVQVAGLRVGYWVDDGVFPASPAIRRAVEQSADVLRQAGVEVEPFQPPQPDEALAVYLGIMGADGGAGFRRLAHGSRLDPRIKRLMRITQIPRWLRPSLAWVLQLAGQDWQGRLLTSVQPRTTDEYWRLCYRMTAYVRQFFAALDAGRFDAMLFPPHALPAFPHGDGIDLLPAASYSFLANLLGVPAGTVAVTRVADDEQTGRPASRDRVLDLARKCDQGSAGLPVSVQIGARHWREDVVLALMHALEQQGESRADYPSVERLAISEWRRDDDR; translated from the coding sequence ATGAAGGAACTTTCGGTCGGCGGTTCTGCCTCCCCGGTGCATGCATGGGGGCTGGCGGAGATCGTGCGGCGGATCAGGGCGGGCGAGGTTTCCTCTCGCGAAGTGACGGCTGCCTTTGTCGCCCGTTGCGAAGCGGTCGAGCCGCGGATTCACGCCCTGACCACGCCCCTGTATGAACAGTCGCTGGCCGAAGCTGACCAGGCGGACCGCCGCCAGGCACAGGGGGAAACGCTCGGCCGGCTGCATGGGGCTCCCTTCACCCTGAAAGAATGCTTCGCAGCGGCCGGTCTGCCGGCGACGATTGGTCTGACGAATCGCACCAGCGCGATCGACGCCGAAGACGGCCCCCTGGTCCGCATCGTGCGGGAACAGGGCGGCATCCTGCTGGGGAAAACGAACGTCCCGCAGCTGATGATCTGGCACGAGTGCGACAACCCTGTTTATGGGCGCACCAACAATCCCTGGAACCTCGACCGCACGCCTGGAGGCAGTTCCGGCGGGGAAGCGGCGCTAATCGGCGCCGGCGGTTCCCCCTGGGGACTGGGCGGCGATCTGGGCGGCAGCATCCGCATTCCGGCGCATTTTTGCGGCATCCAGGGGATCAAACCGACCAACCTGCGACTGCCAAGGCGCGGCGGGGTGGAGACACTCCGCGGCATGAGGGCGATGGAATACCAGCCCGGCCCGCTGGCCCGGCGGGTGGAGGACCTGCAGTTGGCGCTTGAGGTGCTGTGCTCCGTCCCACCCGAACCGCGGGAGCAGGCGCCGCCTGCGCTGGGAGATTTTCGTGCGGTCCAGGTCGCAGGCTTGCGGGTCGGTTACTGGGTCGATGACGGCGTCTTTCCTGCCTCGCCCGCCATCCGCCGGGCGGTCGAACAGTCGGCCGACGTCCTCCGCCAGGCCGGCGTCGAGGTCGAGCCGTTCCAGCCGCCCCAGCCCGACGAAGCGCTGGCCGTGTATCTGGGAATCATGGGAGCCGACGGCGGCGCTGGCTTTCGTCGCCTGGCCCATGGCAGCCGCCTGGACCCGCGCATCAAACGGTTGATGCGCATCACGCAGATTCCTCGCTGGTTGCGGCCGAGCCTGGCCTGGGTTCTGCAGCTGGCCGGCCAGGACTGGCAAGGGCGACTGCTGACTTCGGTCCAGCCGCGCACGACCGATGAGTACTGGCGTTTGTGCTATCGGATGACGGCCTACGTGCGGCAATTCTTCGCGGCGCTCGACGCAGGCCGCTTCGATGCGATGCTGTTTCCGCCGCATGCCTTGCCGGCCTTTCCGCATGGGGACGGCATCGATTTACTGCCAGCCGCCAGTTACAGCTTTCTGGCCAACCTGCTGGGCGTCCCCGCCGGGACGGTCGCCGTGACGCGGGTCGCTGACGACGAGCAAACGGGCCGCCCCGCCAGCCGCGATCGGGTGCTGGATCTCGCCCGCAAGTGCGACCAGGGCAGTGCGGGCCTGCCGGTTTCCGTGCAGATCGGAGCCCGACACTGGCGGGAAGATGTCGTCCTGGCCCTGATGCACGCGCTTGAGCAGCAAGGGGAAAGCCGCGCCGATTACCCGTCTGTCGAGCGATTAGCGATTAGCGAGTGGCGTCGCGATGACGACAGGTGA
- a CDS encoding Hsp70 family protein, with product MDPVLGIDLGTTNSVAAIVQDGEPIVLRDDRGESILPSVVGLDQNGALLVGEAARNQALVAPERTVRSVKRKMGEDAKVVMGDQEYSPQEVSAMILRTLADRAEQALGRRLTQAVITVPAFFNENQRQATREAGSLAGLEVLRVINEPTAASLVYEPKSALNEKLLVYDLGGGTFDVSIVQVEAGVIEVLSSHGDTHLGGDDFDELLLNHVAAAFLEEHGIDLRTLPTAQSRLLHAVEEAKKRLSVEAVVTLAEEFIAEKDGRPLNLNLTLDRPQYENLITPLLQKTIDCVNDALSDAKLPASQIDRVVLVGGSTRTPLVHQMLHDQLHQELHHEIDPDLCVALGAAVQGALLAGIDVGPVLVDITPHTLGIRCVGEVNGMETDQCFSPIITRNSSLPAKRSDIYYTEYAGQSAVEIEVLQGEHDISSLNEWIGSFRLEELDPDAPALSEILVRFDLNLDGMLKVTAQERASGLSKEVVIDSKITRFRARDRGEAVERLSSLFGEEASAAALTGAVAAEDSGLEPARQTLASAQRLLPTAPAEDADEIRELMEKLEQSLQAADVAASLAAADELDDVLFYLQDR from the coding sequence ATGGATCCAGTACTGGGGATTGATCTTGGCACCACCAACAGCGTGGCGGCCATTGTCCAGGACGGCGAGCCGATCGTGCTGCGCGATGACCGCGGCGAGTCGATTCTGCCGTCGGTGGTTGGGCTCGATCAAAATGGCGCCCTGCTGGTCGGAGAAGCGGCCCGCAACCAGGCGCTGGTCGCTCCCGAGCGGACCGTGCGCTCCGTCAAACGGAAAATGGGGGAGGACGCCAAGGTCGTCATGGGCGACCAGGAGTATTCGCCGCAAGAAGTCTCGGCGATGATCCTGCGCACCCTGGCCGATCGGGCCGAACAGGCGCTGGGCCGCAGGCTGACCCAGGCCGTGATTACGGTGCCGGCCTTTTTTAACGAGAACCAGCGGCAAGCCACGCGTGAGGCAGGCAGCCTGGCCGGGCTGGAAGTGCTCCGCGTGATCAACGAGCCTACCGCCGCTTCGCTGGTGTACGAGCCGAAATCCGCCCTGAATGAAAAGCTGCTGGTGTACGACCTGGGCGGCGGCACCTTCGATGTTTCGATTGTGCAGGTGGAAGCGGGCGTTATCGAAGTCCTTTCCAGCCACGGCGACACCCACCTGGGCGGCGATGATTTTGACGAACTGCTGCTCAACCATGTGGCCGCTGCGTTCCTGGAAGAGCACGGGATCGATTTGCGCACCTTGCCGACGGCGCAGTCGCGCTTGTTGCACGCGGTCGAAGAGGCCAAAAAGCGGCTCTCGGTCGAAGCTGTCGTTACGCTGGCGGAAGAGTTCATAGCGGAAAAAGACGGTCGTCCTTTGAACTTGAATCTGACGCTCGACCGCCCGCAATACGAAAACCTGATCACGCCGCTGCTGCAGAAAACGATCGACTGCGTCAACGACGCACTCTCCGACGCCAAACTGCCGGCCAGCCAGATCGACCGCGTCGTCCTGGTTGGCGGCAGCACGCGGACCCCGCTGGTGCATCAAATGTTGCACGACCAGTTACACCAGGAACTGCACCATGAGATCGACCCGGACCTGTGCGTCGCGCTCGGCGCCGCCGTCCAGGGCGCGCTGCTGGCGGGCATCGATGTGGGGCCCGTCCTGGTTGATATTACGCCCCATACCCTGGGCATTCGCTGCGTGGGTGAAGTTAACGGTATGGAAACCGACCAGTGTTTTTCCCCCATCATCACGCGGAACTCGTCCTTGCCAGCGAAACGCTCCGACATTTACTACACGGAGTACGCGGGCCAGAGTGCGGTGGAAATCGAAGTCCTCCAGGGAGAGCACGACATTTCGAGTCTGAATGAATGGATCGGCAGCTTCCGACTGGAAGAGCTGGATCCCGACGCTCCCGCCTTGAGCGAGATTCTGGTGCGCTTTGACCTGAACCTCGACGGCATGCTCAAGGTGACCGCGCAGGAACGGGCCAGCGGCCTCAGCAAGGAGGTTGTCATCGACAGCAAAATCACCCGATTCCGGGCCCGGGATCGGGGCGAAGCAGTGGAGCGATTGTCGTCGCTCTTTGGCGAGGAAGCGTCCGCCGCTGCGTTGACGGGCGCGGTTGCCGCGGAGGACTCCGGTCTGGAGCCGGCGCGCCAAACGCTGGCGTCCGCCCAGCGGTTGCTGCCGACCGCTCCCGCTGAAGACGCCGACGAGATTCGCGAGCTGATGGAGAAGCTCGAGCAGTCCCTGCAGGCCGCAGACGTCGCCGCATCCCTGGCGGCGGCGGACGAACTCGACGATGTGTTGTTCTACCTGCAGGATCGATAA
- the grpE gene encoding nucleotide exchange factor GrpE, which yields MTRSPWENEQILQQFGDWLTETAGEAAAAGEPNDPPPALPAVGLLQVVEALTAMRQELKLQTKSSRGLEDSLQQARQGLDEAIRQFQSVKPREEESARQASLPLVEAIVGLDESLWRAGKALEATHRRLAEVVPQRLQATVARELAQLSWWRRRLLGSGLLQIERQCAATVADVAEEELGAFLQGHQLMQERMRQELARHGIQRLETLGLKVDPHGMRVVALADPQAGPPETVVEEIRPGYTWGKRVVRIAEVKAVASRPAGTSAGDASSSPQV from the coding sequence ATGACCCGTAGTCCCTGGGAGAACGAGCAGATCCTGCAGCAGTTTGGTGATTGGCTAACCGAAACAGCGGGCGAAGCCGCCGCAGCGGGCGAGCCGAACGACCCGCCTCCGGCCTTGCCGGCGGTGGGCTTGCTGCAGGTGGTCGAAGCGCTAACGGCGATGCGGCAAGAGCTGAAGCTGCAGACCAAAAGCAGTCGCGGTCTGGAAGATTCCCTGCAGCAGGCCCGTCAGGGACTCGACGAGGCGATCCGGCAATTCCAGTCGGTCAAACCGCGTGAAGAAGAAAGCGCCCGGCAGGCTTCCCTGCCTCTGGTGGAAGCGATCGTGGGGCTGGATGAATCGCTCTGGCGGGCCGGCAAGGCGCTGGAAGCAACCCACCGTCGCCTGGCGGAAGTCGTGCCGCAGCGGCTGCAGGCGACCGTCGCCCGGGAACTGGCGCAGTTGTCCTGGTGGCGACGCAGGTTGCTGGGGTCCGGTCTGCTGCAGATCGAGCGGCAGTGCGCGGCGACCGTCGCCGATGTCGCCGAAGAAGAGCTGGGGGCCTTTCTGCAGGGGCATCAATTGATGCAAGAGCGGATGCGGCAGGAACTGGCCAGACACGGAATTCAGCGGCTAGAGACGCTCGGCCTGAAAGTCGATCCCCATGGCATGCGGGTCGTCGCCCTGGCGGATCCCCAGGCGGGGCCGCCGGAGACCGTTGTGGAAGAGATTCGCCCGGGTTACACCTGGGGGAAGCGGGTGGTGCGGATCGCCGAGGTCAAAGCGGTCGCCAGTCGGCCCGCGGGGACTTCGGCGGGGGATGCGTCTTCCTCGCCGCAGGTGTAA
- a CDS encoding J domain-containing protein: protein MSGPYEVLGIDPSADAAAVRARYLELVRAFPPEQSPEKFSEIRAAYDQLQDPVAVWKNRLFDEKSMDSVASLAAELQPRFRRQRLPTSLLLSLVRS from the coding sequence ATGTCTGGCCCTTATGAAGTCCTGGGAATCGACCCCAGCGCGGATGCGGCGGCGGTGCGGGCCCGCTATCTGGAACTGGTGCGCGCCTTTCCGCCGGAGCAATCGCCGGAAAAGTTCAGTGAAATTCGCGCCGCCTATGATCAGCTGCAGGATCCCGTCGCCGTTTGGAAAAATCGCCTGTTCGATGAAAAGTCGATGGATTCCGTGGCAAGCCTGGCGGCCGAACTGCAGCCCCGTTTTCGGCGGCAACGCCTGCCGACCTCTCTCTTGTTATCGCTGGTTCGCTCATGA